From a single Scomber japonicus isolate fScoJap1 chromosome 12, fScoJap1.pri, whole genome shotgun sequence genomic region:
- the LOC128369710 gene encoding SLAM family member 5-like — protein sequence MCVLFTGSSAVTTVFVQKGKDLHLDVNNTVVIPEFDEFRWRFNGTHSIVRLSPDERTRITDSYKGRVEFYVQNHSLLLKNVQHSDSGGYTALITGDTTQLLTEYKVIIQDPVSPVNLSVNPVSNSRESCNLTVTCSTEDSLINSTFTCDNQTCHQEGEEQSEVTTSGSSLLVYLLNDSIICNHSNQISRTTDMMEIWPLCYPTADQRKRKKTMTIENNTLYATPEDLNQIPNQTATDDASDLSPNTTYATVGKPTRPVQSTQTENTTKPETIYAQVNKGPKSNHQLKNTDDLVPDSKDQIVVCHDGF from the exons atgtgtgttctttttacAGGGTCCAGTGCTGTGAcaactgtgtttgtgcagaaaGGGAAGGATTTACATCTGGATGTTAACAATACTGTTGTTATACCAGAATTTGATGAATTTAGGTGGAGATTCAATGGCACTCACAGCATAGTGAGATTATCTCCTGATGAAAGAACAAGAATAACTGACAGTTATAAAGGAAGGGTTGAGTTTTATGTTCAAAATCATTCTTTGCTATTGAAGAATGTGCAACACAGTGACAGTGGAGGTTACACTGCACTCATAACTGGAGACACAACCCAACTTCTAACTGAATACAAGGTCATAATTCAAG ATCCAGTGTCTCCAGTTAATCTGTCAGTGAACCCTGTGTCTAACAGCAGAGAGTCCTGTAACCTCActgtgacctgcagtacagagGACTCTCTCATCAACAGCACTTTTACATGTGACAACCAAACCTGCCATCAGGAGGGAGAAGAGCAGTCAGAGGTCACAACCTCTGGTTCTTCTCTCCTTGTCTACCTGTTGAATGACTCCATCatctgtaaccatagcaaccagatCAGCAGGACCACAGACATGATGGAGATTTGGCCTCTCTGCTATCCAACTGCTG aCCAacggaaaagaaagaaaaccatgACAATAGAGAACAATACATTATATGCCACTCCTGAG gATCTCAACCAAATTCCTAATCAGACTGCTACAGACGATGCTTCAGATCTTTCTCCAAACACCACCTACGCTACGGTGGGAAAACCAACTAGACCTGTACAATCCACTCAGACTGAAAACACCACCAAGCCAGAGACCATTTATGCTCAAGTTAACAAAGGTCCAAAGTCCAACCAccaactgaaaaacacagatgaTTTAGTACCTGATTCAAAGGACCAAATCGTGGTGTGTCATGATGGATTTTAA